A genome region from Chengkuizengella sp. SCS-71B includes the following:
- the pstA gene encoding phosphate ABC transporter permease PstA, with amino-acid sequence MKQLDAERQMKRRKRKNTIFHVLFLSSTLFGVVALGMLLIQILSDGLGWLNWDFLTNNASRKAERSGIKAAIAGTLWMMSITAPLSFIIGVSTAIYLEEYAKKNWFNRFIQTNIANLAGVPSIVYGLLGLTIFVRVFGFGKSVLAGSLTMTLLILPIIIVASQEAIKAIPVTQRNASFALGANRWQTIIRVVLPSALPGILTGSILSFSRAVGETAPLIVVGAVAYITTLPSGVFDKFTVMPIQIYTWANLPQEEFHHVAAAGIIVLLFMLLSMNAIAIFLRNKYQKKN; translated from the coding sequence ATGAAGCAATTAGATGCTGAGAGGCAAATGAAAAGACGGAAAAGAAAAAATACAATTTTTCATGTTTTATTTTTATCCTCTACATTGTTTGGTGTTGTTGCACTTGGAATGTTATTAATACAAATTTTATCTGATGGACTTGGATGGTTGAATTGGGATTTCCTTACGAATAATGCATCTAGAAAGGCAGAGAGATCTGGGATTAAAGCAGCCATTGCAGGTACGCTTTGGATGATGAGTATCACGGCACCTTTAAGCTTTATTATTGGTGTATCAACAGCAATATATTTAGAGGAATATGCTAAAAAAAATTGGTTTAACCGTTTTATTCAAACGAATATTGCGAATTTGGCAGGGGTTCCTTCTATTGTATACGGATTATTAGGTTTAACCATTTTTGTACGAGTTTTTGGATTTGGAAAAAGTGTACTTGCAGGTTCTTTGACCATGACGTTGCTTATTCTACCTATCATAATCGTTGCATCACAGGAAGCAATTAAAGCTATTCCAGTGACGCAAAGAAATGCTTCCTTTGCATTAGGTGCAAATCGATGGCAAACCATCATTCGAGTGGTACTACCTTCAGCTTTACCTGGAATTTTAACAGGTTCTATTTTATCTTTTTCTAGAGCTGTAGGTGAAACGGCACCACTTATCGTTGTTGGGGCAGTTGCGTATATAACTACATTACCAAGTGGTGTGTTTGATAAGTTTACGGTCATGCCGATACAAATATATACTTGGGCTAATTTACCCCAAGAAGAATTCCATCATGTTGCAGCAGCTGGTATTATCGTGTTGCTATTCATGTTATTAAGTATGAACGCAATAGCTATCTTTTTAAGAAATAAGTATCAAAAGAAGAATTAG
- the pstC gene encoding phosphate ABC transporter permease subunit PstC has translation MKQSKQDKERNSFMQRKKGFNSLDRLMPIILAIIAGISVLTTIGIVVILITESAGFFQAVSIVEFLTGTEWTPLFADPKFGILPLIMGTFMITLVASIVALPIGFGSAIYLSEYAPKKVRNFLKPILEILAGIPTIVYGFFALTFITPIIKLMIPQTDLFNALSAGIVVGIMIIPMISSLSEDAMNAVPNSLRYVAYAMGSTKLEVALKVVVPAAFSGIVASFVLGLSRAIGETMIVTLAAGALPNMDFDFLKSIQTMTAYIVTTSQGDTAYGSVEYRTIYAVGITLFVITLLMNIFAGYISRKFREEYE, from the coding sequence ATGAAGCAATCGAAACAAGATAAAGAACGCAACAGCTTTATGCAGCGAAAAAAAGGATTTAATTCATTAGATCGTCTGATGCCCATTATTTTAGCTATCATTGCAGGTATATCTGTTTTAACCACTATTGGAATCGTCGTCATACTAATTACAGAATCAGCTGGATTTTTTCAGGCTGTTTCTATCGTTGAGTTTTTAACTGGTACTGAATGGACGCCGCTATTTGCAGATCCTAAATTTGGCATTTTACCATTAATTATGGGTACGTTTATGATCACGTTAGTAGCAAGTATTGTAGCTTTACCAATTGGATTTGGAAGTGCAATATATTTGAGTGAATACGCACCTAAAAAAGTTCGTAATTTTTTAAAGCCTATTTTAGAAATTTTAGCAGGAATTCCGACGATTGTTTATGGGTTTTTTGCATTAACTTTTATTACTCCAATAATTAAATTAATGATACCTCAGACGGATTTGTTTAATGCACTTAGTGCAGGTATTGTAGTTGGTATTATGATTATTCCAATGATTTCTTCATTAAGCGAGGATGCAATGAATGCAGTTCCTAATTCATTACGTTATGTAGCATATGCAATGGGTTCTACTAAACTAGAAGTTGCATTAAAAGTTGTTGTGCCTGCTGCTTTTTCGGGTATAGTTGCTTCCTTCGTATTGGGACTTTCTAGAGCAATTGGTGAAACGATGATTGTTACTTTAGCCGCTGGTGCTTTACCTAATATGGATTTTGATTTTCTAAAAAGTATTCAAACCATGACAGCGTATATCGTTACAACAAGCCAGGGTGATACTGCATATGGAAGTGTTGAATATAGAACGATATATGCCGTTGGTATTACTTTGTTTGTCATTACATTGCTTATGAATATCTTTGCAGGATATATTTCTAGAAAGTTTAGGGAGGAATACGAATGA
- the mutM gene encoding DNA-formamidopyrimidine glycosylase, whose translation MPELPEVETVKRTLSQLILNKTIDHVTVQLPRIIQRPDDVVQFCALLENQTFKKVERRGKFLRFILDDLVMLSHLRMEGRYGLFQKGDPVEKHTHVIFHFKDGTELRYKDVRQFGTMHLFEPGEEFLNPPLHKLGLEPLEDNFTFEAFKEKLKNRKTKIKPLLLNQEVVVGLGNIYVDEALFLASIHPEQTVDQLKGTVLKKLYEAIIIILKNAVDAGGSSIKSYVNGQGEMGLFQQQLKIYGRNLEPCYNCGTSIEKIVVGGRGTHFCPNCQLVN comes from the coding sequence ATGCCGGAATTACCAGAAGTAGAAACAGTTAAAAGAACATTAAGTCAATTAATTTTAAATAAAACAATCGACCATGTGACAGTTCAATTACCAAGAATTATCCAAAGGCCTGATGATGTTGTACAGTTCTGTGCTTTACTTGAAAATCAAACCTTTAAGAAAGTGGAGCGAAGAGGTAAATTCCTGCGTTTCATTTTAGATGACCTTGTTATGTTATCTCATTTAAGGATGGAAGGTAGATACGGATTATTTCAAAAAGGTGATCCAGTCGAAAAGCATACCCATGTAATTTTTCATTTTAAAGATGGTACTGAATTACGTTATAAAGATGTTCGTCAATTTGGTACGATGCATTTATTTGAACCAGGAGAGGAGTTCTTAAACCCTCCTTTGCACAAGTTAGGACTAGAACCACTTGAAGATAACTTTACTTTTGAGGCTTTTAAAGAGAAGCTTAAAAATAGGAAAACAAAAATCAAACCATTACTGTTAAATCAAGAGGTTGTAGTAGGTCTAGGAAACATTTATGTAGATGAAGCACTGTTTTTAGCTTCAATTCATCCAGAACAAACAGTAGATCAATTGAAAGGTACAGTACTTAAAAAGCTATATGAGGCTATTATTATTATTTTAAAAAATGCGGTTGATGCTGGTGGTTCATCGATCAAATCTTATGTAAATGGTCAGGGTGAGATGGGTTTGTTTCAACAACAATTAAAAATTTATGGTCGTAACTTAGAACCCTGTTATAACTGTGGGACTTCAATAGAAAAAATTGTTGTTGGAGGTAGAGGGACTCATTTTTGTCCAAATTGCCAGCTTGTAAACTAG
- the coaE gene encoding dephospho-CoA kinase (Dephospho-CoA kinase (CoaE) performs the final step in coenzyme A biosynthesis.) — translation MNVGLTGGIATGKSTVSNMLVQRGARLIDADVIAREVVLPGHPVLQKVAQHFGQDILLEDGSLNRSKLGEIIFSDPSARKELEGLLHPQIRSLMKERMAQYEMEEPERLVVVDIPLLFESNLQELFSSVVLVYVPESIQLERLMKRNQLSLEEAMKRIKAQMPIESKKKLADYVIDNSKSMKHTDDEVKQFWEDIFMK, via the coding sequence ATGAATGTAGGATTAACAGGTGGCATAGCTACAGGAAAAAGTACTGTTTCAAATATGCTTGTGCAACGTGGCGCCAGGTTAATAGATGCGGACGTTATTGCCAGGGAAGTCGTTCTCCCTGGTCATCCTGTTTTGCAAAAAGTAGCACAACATTTTGGACAAGATATTTTGTTAGAGGATGGGTCTTTAAATCGTTCTAAATTAGGAGAAATCATTTTCAGTGATCCATCCGCACGTAAAGAACTTGAAGGTTTGTTGCATCCTCAAATCCGTTCACTAATGAAAGAGAGAATGGCTCAGTATGAAATGGAGGAGCCAGAACGTTTAGTTGTTGTAGATATTCCGTTATTGTTTGAATCGAATCTCCAGGAGCTTTTTTCTTCTGTTGTTTTAGTTTATGTGCCAGAGTCCATTCAATTGGAAAGATTAATGAAACGTAATCAACTTAGTTTAGAGGAAGCAATGAAAAGAATTAAAGCTCAAATGCCAATTGAATCTAAAAAAAAGTTGGCTGACTATGTTATAGATAATAGTAAAAGTATGAAGCATACAGATGATGAAGTGAAACAATTTTGGGAGGATATATTTATGAAATGA
- the pstB gene encoding phosphate ABC transporter ATP-binding protein PstB, protein MSIVEIKDLDLYYGEFHALKNVSMNINEKSITAFIGPSGCGKSTLLRTLNRMNDMIDSVKISGAVSINGTNIYNPTVNVELLRKEIGMVFQQPNPFPKSIYENVAYGPKIHGIRNKKELDEIVETSLRGAALWNEVKDDLKKSAYGLSGGQQQRLCIARALAINPRILLMDEPTSALDPISTLKIEELIQELKGDYTIIIVTHNMQQAARVSDQTAFFLNGEVIEFSDTSMLFSNPSEKKTEEYITGRFG, encoded by the coding sequence ATGTCAATCGTAGAAATAAAAGACCTTGACTTATACTATGGAGAATTTCACGCATTAAAAAATGTGTCTATGAATATAAATGAAAAATCAATTACTGCGTTTATCGGTCCTTCAGGATGCGGAAAATCTACACTGCTTCGAACTTTGAACCGTATGAACGATATGATTGATTCTGTAAAGATATCTGGAGCTGTATCTATCAATGGAACCAATATATATAATCCAACAGTGAATGTTGAATTGTTGAGAAAAGAAATCGGCATGGTGTTTCAACAACCTAACCCTTTTCCAAAATCAATTTATGAAAATGTTGCTTATGGTCCTAAAATTCATGGGATACGAAATAAAAAAGAATTAGATGAGATTGTGGAAACTAGTTTGCGTGGAGCTGCACTTTGGAATGAAGTAAAAGATGATTTGAAAAAATCTGCTTACGGTTTATCAGGTGGACAACAGCAACGTTTGTGTATTGCACGTGCATTAGCCATCAATCCTCGTATCTTATTAATGGACGAACCAACTTCAGCTTTAGATCCAATTTCAACGTTAAAAATAGAGGAATTAATACAAGAGCTTAAAGGAGACTATACGATCATCATCGTCACGCATAATATGCAGCAAGCTGCAAGGGTATCAGATCAAACAGCGTTTTTCTTAAATGGTGAAGTCATTGAGTTTTCTGATACATCTATGCTATTCTCAAATCCTTCTGAGAAGAAAACAGAGGAATATATCACTGGGCGATTTGGATAA
- the phoU gene encoding phosphate signaling complex protein PhoU, whose product MLANRQQFDSELQQLRQVLIEMGDLVKRAILDSVNSLKECDVELAKVVIDSDKEVNKLEEKVDDIGSRLIATQQPVATDLRRILIAFKMAADLERMADLAVDIAKVTVRNGKQQFIKPLVDIPRMAEVVQLMTNDSITAYIEENVDLSYKMAKMDDEVDQLHSEILRELFVIMANDPKNVNQVLNLCFVSRYLERMADHATNIGESVVYLVKGTRPDLN is encoded by the coding sequence ATGTTAGCAAACCGACAGCAATTTGATTCAGAATTACAACAATTAAGACAAGTATTAATTGAGATGGGGGATTTAGTAAAAAGAGCCATATTGGATTCCGTAAACTCCCTAAAAGAATGTGATGTAGAATTAGCTAAAGTAGTCATTGATTCTGATAAAGAAGTGAATAAGTTGGAAGAAAAAGTAGACGACATTGGATCACGTTTAATCGCTACACAACAACCAGTTGCTACAGATTTAAGAAGAATACTAATTGCATTTAAAATGGCTGCGGATTTAGAAAGAATGGCTGATCTAGCTGTTGATATTGCAAAGGTTACAGTTAGAAATGGTAAACAGCAATTTATTAAACCACTCGTTGATATTCCTAGGATGGCAGAAGTAGTACAGCTAATGACGAATGATAGTATTACTGCTTATATAGAAGAAAATGTTGACTTGTCTTACAAAATGGCAAAAATGGATGATGAAGTCGATCAATTGCATAGCGAAATATTACGAGAACTATTTGTAATAATGGCAAATGATCCTAAAAACGTAAATCAAGTGCTGAATTTATGTTTTGTAAGCAGATATTTGGAACGTATGGCAGATCATGCTACAAATATTGGTGAAAGTGTCGTTTACCTAGTTAAAGGGACGAGACCTGATTTAAATTAG
- a CDS encoding lytic transglycosylase domain-containing protein — protein sequence MNIIRKKRYFLILFLLFIAILFFNANWLGKLIYPIKYKEEIQVASNDYNIDPLFVAAIIRVESNFKSDLVSSKNAMGIMQIMPETADWIIQMARSPNLRKDKILDVRVNIQMGVWYLNALYVEFRPYINDKPIRDQIALLCAAYNAGPGNVKRWLDEQKWDGSLKNIEQIPFGETRHYITRTLYYYEKYKKIYGSSLNFEDIHKQ from the coding sequence ATGAATATCATTCGAAAAAAACGGTATTTTCTCATTTTATTCTTATTATTTATCGCTATTTTATTTTTTAATGCAAATTGGTTAGGTAAATTAATTTATCCAATAAAATATAAAGAAGAGATACAGGTTGCATCAAATGATTATAATATCGATCCATTGTTTGTTGCAGCTATTATTCGAGTAGAAAGTAATTTTAAATCAGATTTAGTTTCCTCTAAAAATGCTATGGGTATCATGCAAATTATGCCTGAGACAGCAGATTGGATCATCCAAATGGCACGCTCACCAAATCTAAGGAAGGATAAGATATTGGATGTTCGTGTGAATATTCAAATGGGAGTATGGTATTTAAATGCTTTATATGTTGAATTCAGACCTTATATAAATGATAAACCTATAAGAGATCAGATTGCATTATTATGTGCAGCATATAATGCTGGACCAGGGAATGTAAAAAGATGGTTAGATGAACAAAAATGGGACGGAAGCTTAAAAAATATTGAACAAATACCTTTTGGAGAAACAAGACATTATATTACAAGAACATTATATTATTATGAAAAGTATAAAAAAATTTATGGTTCTTCATTGAATTTTGAAGATATACATAAGCAGTAA
- the polA gene encoding DNA polymerase I: protein MDKLILIDGNSIANRAFYALPLLNNSKGMHTNAVYGVTTMLLRLIEDEKPTHFLVAFDAGKVTFRHKEYKDYKGGRAKTPPELSEQFPLMKELLQAFKINQFELESYEADDIIGTITKLAEENNKQVLVVTGDKDLLQLASNNVTIALTRKGISEVDRFDPEKIREKYNLTPLQIIDMKGLMGDSSDNIPGIPGVGEKTALKLLHQYGSVEEVLAHSDELKGKMKEKVQSNAEQAIMSKELATIFREVPLEQSIEQLKFDGFDQEAVTAMFEKLEFKSLLEKMDGSSGLGVEEAQEEINFQLVDQKSLSLIVDKLSTFKSIHFEIIGENPHQAEILGLSLYTDDESYYVPFELLKTEEGTRLREWLADEKHEKWVYDYHKTKVALFWQDIELNGVSFDIYLTAYLLDPTETKNHTISGLALKYGLSAIKNDESFYGKGAKFQVPELTELSEFLCRKVSLIHKLTPLMKANLEDNELVELFYNMELPVAEVLAHMEIQGVKIDTHGLKMHGEEIQIKLDKIINQIYTLAGTEFNINSPKQLGEVLFEKLQLPVIKKTKTGYSTDAEVLEKLASEHEVVSKILEYRQLAKLQSTYIEGLLKEVRLDTQKVHTYFRQTIAATGRLSSQFPNLQNIPIRLEEGRKIRKVFVPSQENSYMLAADYSQIELRILAHISDDERLIDAFQNNMDIHTKTAMDVFGVTEEEVDADKRRQAKAVNFGIVYGISDYGLSQNLNITRKEAAQFIKQYFAVFKGVKQFMDNIKLQAKQNGYVTTLLQRRRYLPEINSRNFNLRSFAERTALNTPIQGSNADIIKLAMIRIDERIQLENLKSKMLLQVHDELVFEVPEDELEMMNKLVPEIMESVISLKVPLKVDVSHGKNWFEAK from the coding sequence ATGGATAAGTTAATTTTAATTGATGGAAACAGTATCGCAAATCGCGCTTTTTATGCATTACCTTTATTAAATAACTCAAAAGGTATGCATACCAATGCAGTTTATGGCGTGACAACGATGTTGCTTCGCTTAATAGAAGATGAAAAACCGACACATTTTTTAGTTGCTTTTGATGCTGGTAAAGTAACATTTAGACATAAAGAATACAAAGATTATAAAGGGGGTAGAGCTAAAACACCTCCAGAGCTTTCTGAACAGTTCCCACTCATGAAGGAATTACTTCAAGCTTTTAAAATCAATCAATTTGAATTAGAAAGTTATGAAGCTGATGATATTATTGGAACAATTACGAAATTAGCCGAGGAAAACAACAAACAAGTCCTTGTAGTTACCGGAGATAAGGATTTACTTCAACTTGCTTCAAATAATGTAACTATTGCGCTAACTAGAAAAGGAATCAGCGAAGTTGATCGCTTTGACCCAGAAAAAATAAGAGAAAAATATAACCTAACGCCCCTACAAATTATTGATATGAAGGGGTTAATGGGGGATTCTTCAGACAATATTCCAGGTATTCCTGGTGTAGGTGAGAAGACGGCATTAAAGCTGCTTCATCAATATGGCAGCGTAGAGGAAGTATTAGCACATTCAGATGAATTAAAGGGCAAAATGAAGGAAAAAGTTCAATCTAATGCAGAGCAGGCAATAATGAGCAAAGAACTAGCTACAATATTTAGAGAAGTACCGTTAGAACAATCCATTGAGCAACTTAAATTTGATGGTTTTGATCAAGAGGCAGTTACTGCAATGTTTGAAAAGTTAGAGTTTAAGTCTCTTTTGGAAAAAATGGATGGTTCATCCGGATTAGGTGTTGAAGAAGCTCAAGAAGAAATTAATTTTCAACTCGTTGATCAAAAATCTCTATCATTAATAGTAGACAAGCTATCAACATTTAAATCCATTCATTTTGAAATTATTGGTGAAAATCCACATCAAGCAGAAATTTTAGGATTATCTTTATATACAGATGATGAGTCCTATTATGTGCCATTTGAGCTTTTAAAAACTGAAGAAGGAACTAGATTAAGAGAATGGTTAGCAGACGAAAAACATGAAAAATGGGTATATGATTATCATAAAACAAAGGTCGCATTGTTTTGGCAAGATATTGAGTTAAATGGAGTTTCCTTCGATATTTATTTAACTGCATATTTGTTAGATCCAACTGAAACTAAAAACCACACGATTAGTGGTTTAGCACTAAAATATGGACTTTCAGCAATAAAAAATGACGAAAGCTTTTATGGAAAAGGAGCAAAGTTCCAAGTTCCTGAGCTAACAGAATTAAGTGAATTTTTGTGTCGAAAAGTTTCTCTCATACATAAACTGACACCATTAATGAAAGCGAACCTAGAAGATAATGAATTGGTTGAATTATTTTACAATATGGAACTACCAGTTGCAGAAGTATTAGCACACATGGAAATACAAGGTGTTAAAATTGATACCCATGGTTTAAAAATGCATGGAGAGGAAATCCAAATCAAACTAGATAAAATTATAAATCAAATCTATACTTTGGCTGGAACTGAATTTAACATTAATTCACCTAAGCAATTAGGAGAAGTATTATTTGAAAAACTTCAGCTACCGGTTATCAAAAAAACAAAAACAGGTTATTCCACGGATGCAGAAGTACTTGAAAAGCTTGCTAGTGAACATGAGGTTGTCTCAAAAATATTAGAATATCGTCAATTAGCTAAACTTCAATCCACTTATATTGAAGGGTTGCTTAAGGAAGTTCGTCTAGATACACAAAAGGTTCATACTTATTTTAGACAAACGATTGCAGCTACAGGGAGATTAAGCAGTCAATTTCCTAATTTGCAAAATATCCCAATCCGTTTAGAAGAAGGCCGCAAAATTAGAAAAGTTTTTGTACCGTCTCAAGAAAATTCATATATGTTGGCAGCAGATTATTCGCAAATTGAATTACGCATCTTAGCGCACATTTCAGATGATGAAAGATTAATTGATGCTTTCCAGAACAATATGGATATTCATACAAAAACAGCAATGGACGTTTTTGGAGTGACTGAAGAAGAGGTAGACGCTGACAAAAGAAGACAAGCTAAAGCTGTTAACTTTGGAATTGTATATGGAATTAGTGATTATGGATTATCACAAAACCTTAACATTACCCGGAAAGAAGCGGCTCAATTTATAAAGCAATATTTTGCTGTTTTTAAGGGTGTAAAGCAATTTATGGATAATATTAAGCTACAAGCTAAACAAAACGGATATGTAACTACGTTGCTTCAGCGTAGACGTTATTTACCAGAGATCAATTCTAGGAATTTTAATTTAAGATCATTTGCAGAAAGAACAGCATTAAACACTCCTATTCAAGGAAGTAATGCGGATATTATAAAACTTGCTATGATTCGAATTGATGAACGTATTCAGTTAGAAAATTTAAAAAGTAAAATGTTACTTCAGGTCCATGATGAATTAGTTTTTGAAGTACCAGAAGATGAATTGGAAATGATGAATAAGCTAGTTCCTGAAATTATGGAGTCAGTCATTTCATTAAAGGTACCTCTAAAAGTAGATGTGAGTCATGGTAAGAATTGGTTTGAAGCAAAGTAA
- the ytaF gene encoding sporulation membrane protein YtaF, whose product MITAISMFILALAVSLDSFGVGIMYGLRKIKIPLISIIIIAICSGAIIFISMQMGVLLLKFLPPVLAKIIGSFILVSIGVWAIIQMKIQRKNDDEREPVAVISDEKKTIVHIELKRIGLVIEILKKPVKADVDRSGVISASEAAFLGIALSLDAFGAGIGAALIGFSPMLTSIVIAFSSGCFILLGLRTGYIFSETRWIRRLTMLPGIILIVMGLMKLL is encoded by the coding sequence ATGATTACTGCTATATCCATGTTTATTCTTGCACTAGCAGTTAGCTTAGATAGTTTTGGAGTAGGAATTATGTATGGTTTAAGAAAAATAAAAATTCCTTTGATCTCCATAATTATTATAGCGATATGCTCCGGTGCCATTATTTTTATTTCAATGCAAATGGGTGTTTTGTTATTAAAGTTTTTGCCTCCTGTTCTTGCAAAAATTATAGGTTCTTTTATCCTTGTATCCATAGGAGTTTGGGCCATCATCCAAATGAAAATTCAGAGGAAAAATGATGATGAACGGGAGCCTGTTGCAGTTATTTCCGATGAGAAAAAAACAATCGTTCACATTGAATTAAAAAGAATTGGGTTAGTTATTGAGATTTTAAAAAAACCAGTAAAAGCGGATGTAGATCGTTCAGGAGTTATTTCAGCAAGTGAAGCAGCATTTTTAGGTATTGCTTTATCTTTAGATGCTTTTGGAGCGGGAATCGGTGCTGCATTAATCGGTTTTTCTCCAATGTTAACATCTATAGTGATTGCATTTTCATCTGGTTGTTTTATTTTATTAGGATTACGAACTGGATATATTTTTTCAGAAACGAGATGGATTCGTAGACTTACTATGTTGCCTGGTATTATACTAATAGTAATGGGACTTATGAAATTACTATAA
- a CDS encoding alpha/beta-type small acid-soluble spore protein: MAQGQSRSSNALVVPQANAALDQLKYEVAQELGIAIPQDGYYGNMATRDTGSIGGNITRRLVQIAEQQLAGHGNYQ; encoded by the coding sequence ATGGCACAAGGACAAAGCCGTTCAAGTAACGCACTTGTTGTACCTCAAGCAAATGCAGCATTAGATCAACTGAAGTATGAAGTTGCTCAAGAATTAGGAATTGCGATTCCTCAGGATGGTTACTACGGTAACATGGCTACTCGTGATACGGGTTCTATCGGTGGTAATATAACTCGTCGTTTAGTCCAAATTGCTGAACAGCAATTAGCAGGACATGGAAACTATCAATAA
- a CDS encoding HAD family hydrolase — protein sequence MNRSFSPKNKKVIFFDLNNTLIDHQRSFKVSFLDALDEFTSRWDPESNNWEPNKVYTNYMKELKIAKQDKRKYYLPRNKLQHHCLKQALKPYPLDVNLSFSEHFFNMIQENRPQNVQLFPDVLHPLATLSNKYKLAIISNGRKNDYDHLNIKDFIPEDRVFTSKMFGHHKPHPTIFKNALKKMNFSPEQSVMVGNSWKNDVCGAIDIGMDAIWIVRKPRKGSRRRADKNGVTYIQSLKQLVSVFEV from the coding sequence ATGAATAGATCCTTCTCACCTAAAAATAAGAAAGTGATTTTTTTTGATTTGAACAATACTCTCATTGATCACCAAAGGTCTTTTAAGGTTAGCTTTTTAGATGCTCTAGATGAGTTTACCTCTCGATGGGACCCAGAATCAAATAATTGGGAACCAAACAAGGTGTATACAAACTACATGAAAGAACTCAAGATTGCAAAACAAGATAAGAGAAAATATTATTTACCCAGGAATAAGTTACAGCATCATTGTTTGAAGCAAGCATTAAAACCATATCCTTTAGATGTTAATTTAAGTTTTTCAGAGCATTTTTTTAACATGATACAGGAAAACAGACCTCAAAACGTTCAATTATTTCCAGATGTATTACATCCCTTAGCAACTCTATCTAATAAATATAAATTAGCCATTATTAGCAATGGAAGAAAAAATGATTATGATCATCTCAATATTAAAGATTTTATTCCTGAAGATCGTGTATTCACCTCTAAAATGTTTGGTCATCATAAACCTCACCCAACTATTTTTAAAAATGCGCTTAAAAAAATGAATTTTAGTCCTGAACAAAGTGTGATGGTAGGAAACTCCTGGAAGAACGATGTGTGCGGTGCTATTGATATAGGAATGGATGCCATATGGATTGTTAGAAAACCTAGAAAAGGGAGTCGTAGAAGAGCTGACAAGAATGGTGTGACTTATATTCAAAGTTTAAAGCAACTAGTCTCTGTATTTGAAGTATAG
- the nrdR gene encoding transcriptional regulator NrdR has translation MRCPYCDNDGAKVLDSRPANENKSIRRRRECEQCHKRFTTFEMVEETPLIVIKKDGSREEFMRDKILRGLIRACEKRPVSVERLEKIVSEVEQELRNTAFTEVKSIEIGELVMEQLHPVDEVAYVRFASVYRQFKDINMFMKELNYLLHKSPIHIDKKE, from the coding sequence ATGAGATGTCCATATTGCGATAATGATGGGGCTAAAGTATTAGATTCAAGACCAGCGAATGAAAACAAATCAATTAGACGTCGTAGGGAATGCGAGCAATGCCATAAAAGGTTTACTACTTTTGAAATGGTTGAAGAAACTCCTCTAATTGTCATTAAAAAAGATGGCAGCAGGGAAGAGTTTATGAGAGACAAGATACTTAGAGGGCTTATTCGAGCATGTGAAAAAAGGCCTGTTTCCGTAGAACGTTTAGAAAAAATTGTTTCAGAAGTAGAGCAGGAGTTGAGAAATACAGCTTTTACAGAGGTAAAGAGTATAGAAATTGGTGAACTAGTCATGGAGCAATTACATCCTGTGGATGAAGTAGCATATGTTCGCTTTGCATCAGTTTATAGACAATTTAAAGATATCAATATGTTTATGAAGGAATTAAATTATCTTTTACACAAAAGTCCAATACATATCGATAAAAAAGAATAG